In the genome of Taurinivorans muris, one region contains:
- a CDS encoding HAD family hydrolase, with protein MCCQQCMKLEQLIEFIEENCKGIPKGVIFDCDGVLVDSVEANMAFYNAIRKKLGLPELNAEQREYCQMSTAAQALEHITPEPLREQMHIAVREISYARDIEPMIQASENLVPLLKALSGKFLLGIHTNRTGPIDYMLERLEMGGYFDPIMTVRYCEPKPSPDGAVKILSKWGLEPHQVLFIGDSSMDMQTARAAKIPFLSYRNDSIIDYGTCCDFALLEKALLSFIEE; from the coding sequence ATGTGTTGCCAACAATGTATGAAATTAGAACAATTAATTGAATTTATTGAAGAAAACTGCAAAGGTATTCCTAAAGGGGTGATTTTTGACTGTGACGGTGTTTTGGTTGACTCCGTTGAAGCGAATATGGCTTTTTATAATGCGATACGAAAAAAATTAGGTTTGCCGGAATTGAATGCGGAACAAAGGGAATATTGCCAAATGAGCACGGCTGCCCAAGCCCTTGAGCATATCACCCCCGAGCCTTTGCGGGAGCAAATGCATATTGCCGTCAGGGAAATTTCTTATGCCCGTGATATTGAACCCATGATTCAAGCTTCGGAAAATTTGGTGCCGCTTTTAAAAGCCCTTTCGGGAAAATTTCTTTTGGGTATCCATACCAACAGGACGGGACCTATCGATTATATGCTGGAAAGGCTGGAAATGGGCGGATATTTCGATCCCATAATGACTGTCCGTTATTGCGAACCCAAACCTTCCCCCGACGGCGCAGTGAAAATTTTGTCCAAATGGGGTTTGGAACCCCATCAGGTCCTTTTCATCGGGGACAGTTCCATGGATATGCAAACTGCGCGGGCTGCGAAAATTCCTTTCCTTTCCTACCGCAACGACAGCATTATCGATTATGGAACATGCTGTGATTTCGCTTTGCTTGAAAAGGCGTTATTGTCTTTTATCGAGGAATGA
- a CDS encoding chemotaxis protein CheW produces MSQTQEINSNNKEPDNKILQLVSFKLGEEEFAVDILIVNDIIRLVPITPVPHAPHFIEGVINLRGRILPVVSFRKRFHMPEVEQTNQTRIIVMVWENQLVGFLVDSVSEVLRIPSNTVESAPPVIAGVGAEYIEGVGKIDDNLLILLNMNFLFSNTQVSQLDMPTIA; encoded by the coding sequence ATGAGCCAAACGCAAGAAATAAATTCCAACAATAAAGAACCTGACAACAAGATATTGCAGCTGGTATCTTTCAAACTCGGGGAAGAAGAATTTGCCGTCGATATTTTGATTGTCAACGACATCATACGCCTTGTGCCGATTACTCCCGTTCCCCATGCGCCCCATTTTATCGAAGGTGTCATTAATTTACGCGGACGTATCCTGCCGGTTGTGAGCTTCAGAAAACGTTTCCACATGCCGGAAGTCGAACAGACCAACCAAACAAGAATTATCGTCATGGTTTGGGAAAATCAGCTTGTCGGTTTTTTGGTCGATTCCGTTTCCGAAGTTTTGAGAATACCTTCCAATACGGTTGAAAGCGCTCCGCCGGTTATCGCGGGGGTCGGTGCGGAATATATTGAAGGTGTTGGAAAAATTGACGATAATTTACTTATTTTATTGAACATGAACTTTTTATTTTCAAACACCCAAGTATCGCAGCTCGATATGCCTACAATAGCATAA
- the trxA gene encoding thioredoxin, which translates to MAIEVSDANFDATVLKNELPVLVDFWAPWCGPCRAVSPIVEEISKEFDGKVLVCKVNVDENQSAPSRFGIRAIPTLIMFKDGEVVDQVTGAVAKDNIVELINKAL; encoded by the coding sequence ATGGCTATTGAAGTAAGCGATGCAAATTTTGATGCAACTGTTTTGAAAAACGAACTTCCTGTTTTAGTGGATTTTTGGGCGCCTTGGTGCGGTCCATGTCGTGCTGTTAGCCCTATTGTTGAAGAAATTTCCAAAGAATTTGACGGCAAAGTTCTTGTCTGCAAAGTCAATGTTGATGAAAATCAATCCGCACCGAGCCGTTTTGGCATTCGCGCTATTCCGACCTTAATCATGTTCAAAGACGGTGAAGTTGTTGATCAGGTGACCGGTGCCGTCGCAAAAGACAATATCGTTGAATTGATTAATAAGGCATTGTGA
- the dksA gene encoding RNA polymerase-binding protein DksA has translation MTPDDLEFFKKLLDQMLVEAQQNGDSTLEDLTESPSSYADPTDRASVESDRSFTLRIRDRERRLIHKIYEAQQRIESGTYGICEECGEEIGVARLKARPVTTLCVDCKARQEEGEDIQGS, from the coding sequence TTGACACCTGACGATTTAGAGTTTTTTAAAAAACTGCTTGACCAAATGCTTGTCGAAGCACAGCAAAACGGCGATTCCACATTGGAAGATCTGACCGAAAGCCCAAGCAGCTATGCCGACCCTACGGACAGGGCGTCTGTGGAGTCCGATCGTTCCTTTACTTTGCGCATTCGAGACAGAGAACGCCGTCTTATTCATAAAATATATGAAGCTCAGCAGCGTATTGAAAGCGGTACATACGGAATTTGTGAAGAATGCGGAGAAGAGATCGGGGTTGCCCGTTTGAAAGCCCGGCCTGTGACAACTTTGTGCGTTGACTGCAAAGCCCGTCAGGAAGAGGGTGAAGACATTCAAGGCAGCTAA
- the pgsA gene encoding CDP-diacylglycerol--glycerol-3-phosphate 3-phosphatidyltransferase, which translates to MLKQKKELFYLVLRSMKNLNLATKITILRIIIIIPVLMLLSFATKLTCFIACALFVVAALSDFIDGYIARRYGQVTSLGKFLDPLADKFLICTTLIELASLNWIPSWTVHIIVIRELAVTGLRAVAADYGIVLAADTYGKWKTTFQILAVIPLMLHYPYFGMDLHLIGMVLLYAAVFFTVLSGYNYFYQFCVDMHDKEV; encoded by the coding sequence ATGCTTAAACAAAAAAAAGAACTTTTTTATCTTGTTTTGCGTTCTATGAAAAATCTTAATCTTGCCACAAAGATAACGATTCTTCGTATTATTATCATTATCCCTGTTTTAATGCTTCTTTCTTTTGCCACAAAACTTACGTGTTTTATTGCGTGTGCGCTCTTTGTCGTTGCGGCGCTAAGCGATTTCATTGACGGTTATATCGCAAGACGCTACGGGCAGGTGACGAGCCTCGGCAAATTTTTGGACCCGCTGGCTGATAAATTCCTTATTTGCACTACGCTTATTGAACTGGCTTCCCTTAATTGGATTCCCTCCTGGACTGTGCATATCATTGTCATCCGCGAACTTGCCGTTACGGGGCTTCGGGCGGTCGCCGCGGATTACGGCATAGTTTTGGCTGCCGACACGTATGGAAAATGGAAAACGACATTTCAGATTTTGGCTGTTATTCCCCTTATGCTGCATTATCCCTATTTCGGAATGGATTTGCATTTGATAGGCATGGTCTTGTTGTATGCGGCGGTCTTTTTTACCGTGCTTTCCGGATATAATTATTTTTATCAGTTTTGTGTCGATATGCATGATAAGGAAGTGTGA
- the fbp gene encoding class 1 fructose-bisphosphatase — MAEISVIEHIHSMQLKWSPTATGQFTSLLHDLILSAKIISRSVTKAGLVDILGGTGNINIQGEQVQKLDDFANSVMIYRMKNCGVVCALGSEEEEELVIIDNAGERGNYVIFFDPLDGSSNIEANVSIGTIFSIYRVDDNTALTKENILRKGSEQVAAGYFLYGPSTMLVYSTGHGVYGFTLDPSVGEFLLSHENIKIPETGKYYSVNAANYDKWAKEDQRAVDMFTHGGYSLRYVGSLVADFHRTLLYGGIYSYPADMKNKNGKLRLLYEANPLSFLMEQAGGLAVNGQGNRILETMPEHVHMRTPFIFGSVREVEKYRSAFG, encoded by the coding sequence ATGGCAGAAATCAGTGTTATCGAGCATATCCATTCCATGCAATTGAAGTGGTCGCCCACCGCTACCGGACAATTCACTTCCCTTTTGCATGATTTGATCTTATCCGCCAAAATCATTTCCAGAAGCGTCACAAAAGCGGGACTTGTGGATATTTTGGGCGGAACGGGAAATATCAATATCCAAGGCGAACAGGTGCAAAAGCTTGATGATTTTGCAAACAGCGTGATGATTTACCGCATGAAAAACTGCGGAGTGGTTTGCGCTTTGGGTTCGGAGGAAGAGGAGGAACTTGTCATCATTGACAATGCGGGAGAGCGCGGAAATTATGTGATTTTTTTCGACCCGCTCGACGGTTCTTCCAATATTGAAGCGAATGTGAGCATCGGCACTATCTTTTCCATTTACCGTGTCGATGATAACACAGCCTTGACAAAAGAAAACATTTTACGGAAAGGCAGCGAACAGGTTGCGGCAGGGTATTTTCTGTACGGACCTTCAACCATGCTTGTTTATTCCACAGGGCATGGGGTTTATGGCTTTACGCTTGACCCCAGTGTCGGGGAATTTTTACTTTCCCATGAAAATATTAAAATTCCCGAAACGGGCAAATACTATTCTGTCAATGCCGCCAATTATGACAAATGGGCGAAAGAGGACCAAAGGGCGGTGGATATGTTCACGCATGGCGGGTATTCCCTGCGTTATGTCGGTTCATTGGTCGCGGATTTTCACAGAACGCTGCTGTACGGCGGAATTTACAGTTACCCTGCTGACATGAAAAATAAAAACGGAAAACTTCGTTTGCTTTACGAAGCAAACCCTCTTTCTTTTTTAATGGAGCAGGCAGGCGGACTTGCCGTAAACGGGCAAGGAAACCGCATTCTTGAAACCATGCCTGAACACGTGCATATGCGGACACCGTTTATTTTCGGTTCCGTCAGGGAAGTCGAGAAGTACAGAAGCGCTTTTGGCTAG
- a CDS encoding NFACT RNA binding domain-containing protein: MDAHLFRRFCEDLLPALIGSRIEKIYQAADGVITFSLYGLANVQQKNSASAKDTLKTNVFADRKHYLTYKEGKEAFLFLSHSRITKNDEPPAFVMRLRKHLAGKHIKTAAANWLERKIILEVSDCWVSLDLRHGIELHFECPENALCSPAGGYFDFEASYTLSPALSDGNFDSYWADFSQLRRIQDKDVWKEYQTLTPFLRKTLPYLAEEEQAALYADLQYGGGDVFVYTQNSRQLRVNQSAENNPLRFARNDDAFLLSAWKIPQELLKNISGLQAANELVFENALEAFSYIGDMVLAKLQKQNSAGTIKQFQAQLKRLARLEIKLAEEEERLARLVQKKDEALLLQANLYRFAADYKAEYVILEDYAGEEVKIVLDKAKTVRENMHGYFHAAARGIRGLEHLVRRRQELEREKQNVLDKIWEEDAGASIKETKKKGEKQPVFEYGLLGKIKNVNKKAKFSQEAAIKNEKSKAISKYPKEVQVFRSSDGFMILRGRDTKGNGLVLKMASPYDIWVHIAEGTSAHVLIKRDHAKQEIPPRTMQEAGALALLKSWAKTQEKGYVQYSYAKFIRPMKNAAKGLVHVDKSEGTLEIKIIPEYEERLKIEKHE; this comes from the coding sequence GTGGACGCACACCTTTTTCGCCGTTTTTGTGAAGACTTATTGCCGGCTTTGATCGGTTCCAGAATAGAAAAAATTTATCAAGCCGCGGACGGCGTCATCACGTTCTCTTTATACGGACTTGCAAACGTTCAGCAAAAAAATTCCGCTTCTGCTAAAGATACATTGAAAACAAATGTCTTTGCGGACCGAAAGCATTATTTGACATATAAAGAGGGTAAAGAGGCGTTTTTATTTTTAAGCCACAGCCGTATAACGAAAAATGATGAACCTCCCGCTTTTGTCATGCGTTTGCGGAAGCATTTGGCGGGAAAGCACATAAAAACCGCCGCTGCGAATTGGCTGGAGCGGAAAATCATTTTGGAAGTTTCGGATTGCTGGGTTTCTCTTGACTTAAGGCATGGGATTGAATTGCATTTCGAGTGCCCGGAAAACGCCCTTTGTTCGCCCGCAGGCGGTTATTTTGATTTTGAAGCGTCTTATACGCTCAGTCCGGCTTTGTCTGATGGGAATTTTGATTCGTACTGGGCTGATTTTTCACAATTGCGCCGGATTCAAGATAAGGATGTTTGGAAAGAATACCAAACGCTTACGCCTTTTTTAAGAAAAACATTGCCTTACCTCGCCGAAGAGGAGCAAGCCGCCTTATATGCCGATTTGCAGTACGGCGGAGGTGATGTTTTTGTATATACGCAAAATTCAAGGCAGTTAAGAGTAAACCAATCGGCAGAAAACAATCCGTTGCGGTTCGCCAGAAACGATGACGCGTTCTTGTTGAGCGCATGGAAAATTCCTCAGGAATTATTGAAAAATATCAGCGGGCTGCAAGCTGCGAACGAGCTTGTTTTTGAAAATGCTCTTGAAGCTTTTTCATATATCGGAGATATGGTTTTAGCGAAACTGCAAAAGCAAAATTCCGCGGGAACGATAAAACAATTCCAAGCTCAATTGAAGCGTCTTGCCCGTCTTGAGATAAAACTTGCGGAAGAGGAGGAAAGGCTCGCGCGTCTTGTTCAAAAAAAAGATGAAGCCCTTCTTCTGCAGGCGAATTTGTATCGGTTCGCAGCTGATTATAAAGCTGAATACGTTATTCTTGAAGACTATGCGGGCGAGGAAGTGAAAATTGTTCTTGATAAAGCCAAAACCGTGCGTGAAAACATGCACGGCTATTTCCATGCGGCGGCACGGGGCATACGCGGGCTTGAGCATTTGGTCAGGCGCAGGCAGGAATTGGAACGGGAAAAGCAGAATGTGCTGGATAAGATTTGGGAAGAAGACGCAGGCGCAAGCATAAAAGAAACAAAGAAAAAAGGGGAGAAACAGCCTGTTTTTGAATACGGTTTGCTTGGAAAAATAAAGAATGTCAATAAAAAGGCAAAATTCAGCCAAGAAGCCGCAATAAAAAATGAAAAAAGCAAAGCAATAAGCAAATACCCGAAAGAAGTGCAGGTGTTTCGCAGTTCTGACGGCTTCATGATTTTGCGGGGACGTGATACGAAGGGAAACGGCTTGGTTTTAAAAATGGCATCGCCGTATGACATATGGGTGCATATTGCGGAGGGAACATCCGCCCATGTGCTTATCAAACGCGACCATGCGAAGCAGGAAATTCCGCCCCGGACCATGCAGGAAGCAGGGGCTTTGGCTCTTTTGAAAAGCTGGGCGAAAACGCAGGAAAAAGGATATGTCCAGTACAGTTATGCCAAATTCATCCGCCCCATGAAGAATGCCGCAAAGGGGTTGGTGCATGTGGATAAGAGCGAGGGAACGCTGGAAATAAAAATAATTCCGGAATATGAAGAGCGGTTAAAAATTGAAAAGCACGAATAA
- a CDS encoding ribonuclease J: MNKKFLRIHPLGGLGEIGLNCQKWECPEGTFLMDCGLMFPDDSHYGIDAVIPSFESLINNKEKFLGVVLTHGHEDHIGALPWLLRIVKNIDIYGSAFTLALVKHKLTERGLLERANLILVETYDVITIGSLKFQAIPVCHSIPGGYAYFIESPIGKIAYTGDFKLDEFSEEYPLENTCALQSDLKDFAKDGIKLLLSDSTNIENRRHSASESMVREGLDKIFTQTKGRIIIALFASHIQRIGTVFELAKKHGKHVIISGRSLATNINIANELGYLTSENYYVENDETITELSRENTIVLATGTQGEALSALTRISSGEHKRLALHEGDTVIMSSRTIPGNAKAVSRMINQMYKQGATVYNDDRFTIHATGHACHAELKTILELAKPEHFIPLHGEYRHLSQHAALAKQVGIEHCHLLEDGQPICFYGDNTFEIEKSEPVDFVLVDGKGVGDVGRLVLKERRVLSNEGILIVSIVLAEETNAVLSGPFVLSHGFVFEQQFNHYLQDAQCLVLEQLEMPDSKNRDKLPEMIRIALRRFFRDILGREPIIETIIHTV, encoded by the coding sequence ATGAATAAGAAATTTCTGCGCATACACCCGCTCGGAGGGCTTGGGGAAATAGGTCTGAACTGTCAAAAATGGGAATGTCCGGAAGGAACGTTCCTTATGGACTGCGGACTTATGTTTCCCGACGACAGCCACTACGGGATCGATGCCGTCATTCCCTCATTCGAATCGTTAATCAACAATAAGGAAAAATTCTTGGGAGTTGTTTTAACCCATGGGCACGAAGACCATATAGGGGCGTTGCCATGGCTTTTGCGTATCGTTAAAAATATCGATATTTACGGCTCCGCCTTTACGCTTGCTTTGGTCAAACACAAACTCACAGAACGGGGACTGCTTGAAAGGGCGAACCTTATCCTTGTGGAAACCTATGATGTCATAACCATCGGTTCGCTTAAGTTTCAGGCGATTCCTGTCTGTCATTCCATTCCGGGCGGTTATGCCTATTTTATTGAAAGCCCCATTGGAAAAATAGCATACACGGGCGATTTCAAACTTGATGAATTTTCTGAAGAATATCCCCTTGAAAACACCTGCGCACTGCAATCCGATTTAAAAGATTTCGCAAAAGACGGAATAAAGCTTTTGCTTTCAGACTCCACAAACATAGAAAACCGCAGACATTCCGCTTCCGAAAGCATGGTCAGGGAAGGGCTTGACAAAATTTTTACGCAAACCAAAGGCCGTATCATCATTGCGCTTTTCGCAAGCCATATCCAACGTATCGGCACGGTTTTCGAATTGGCGAAGAAACATGGAAAACACGTCATCATCAGCGGACGGAGCCTTGCAACAAATATCAATATCGCCAATGAGCTCGGTTACCTGACATCGGAAAATTATTATGTTGAAAACGATGAAACCATAACGGAACTTTCGCGTGAAAACACTATTGTTCTTGCAACCGGCACGCAAGGGGAAGCCCTTTCCGCCCTGACCCGCATTTCTTCCGGAGAGCACAAGCGCCTCGCCCTGCATGAAGGGGACACTGTCATCATGTCTTCCCGGACTATCCCGGGTAACGCAAAAGCCGTATCCCGCATGATCAACCAAATGTACAAACAAGGGGCGACGGTGTACAATGACGACCGGTTCACCATTCATGCCACCGGACACGCCTGCCATGCCGAACTCAAAACAATTTTGGAACTGGCGAAACCTGAACATTTCATCCCGCTGCACGGCGAATACCGGCATTTATCACAACATGCCGCTTTAGCGAAACAAGTCGGCATTGAACACTGCCACCTTTTGGAAGACGGACAGCCTATCTGCTTTTACGGTGACAATACTTTTGAAATCGAGAAAAGCGAACCCGTGGACTTTGTGCTTGTTGACGGAAAAGGCGTCGGCGATGTGGGGCGTTTGGTTTTGAAAGAACGAAGAGTCCTATCCAACGAAGGCATTCTGATCGTATCGATTGTCCTCGCCGAAGAAACGAACGCCGTTCTTTCGGGTCCGTTTGTCCTGTCCCACGGTTTCGTGTTCGAGCAGCAGTTCAATCATTACCTGCAGGACGCCCAGTGTCTTGTGCTGGAACAACTGGAAATGCCCGACAGCAAAAACCGCGACAAATTGCCGGAAATGATCCGCATAGCGTTAAGAAGATTTTTCCGCGATATTCTCGGCAGAGAACCCATTATCGAAACCATCATTCATACTGTTTAG
- a CDS encoding FtsB family cell division protein — protein sequence MKKTVSLSFFWKTLFLSFALLLNVTLGYRLLFSEQSIFSWQGVQEHYAGMQQELKAIQQKLAFLSEEIRLLQSDSGYIERAVRERLNFVRENEILYVFEKKQSVHSIWTETEDDLLSE from the coding sequence ATGAAAAAAACGGTTTCTTTATCTTTTTTTTGGAAAACATTGTTTTTGAGTTTCGCTTTGCTTTTGAACGTGACGCTCGGCTATCGTTTGCTTTTCAGCGAACAGAGCATTTTTTCATGGCAAGGCGTGCAGGAACATTATGCCGGTATGCAGCAGGAATTGAAAGCCATTCAGCAGAAACTCGCCTTTTTGAGCGAAGAAATCAGGCTTTTGCAAAGCGACAGCGGCTATATCGAGCGTGCGGTCCGGGAACGTTTGAATTTTGTGCGTGAAAATGAAATTTTATATGTTTTTGAAAAAAAACAATCTGTTCATTCCATTTGGACCGAAACGGAAGATGATTTGCTAAGTGAATAA
- the tsaD gene encoding tRNA (adenosine(37)-N6)-threonylcarbamoyltransferase complex transferase subunit TsaD: MLVLGIETSCDDTGLALVDENGLVASVMASQVPIHALFGGVVPELASREHARLIGPLFDRLLQESGKSLQHIDRIAVTRGPGLLGSLLVGVSFAKTLSLAADIPLIGINHLHAHLLAAGLENEIPFPALGVLVSGGHTHLIRMDSPVDMHVLGKTLDDAAGEACDKFGKMLGLPYPGGMYLDKLGQLGDVDKHLFPRPYIKNETYDFSFSGMKTAAALWLEQHKNAGLHLPPLGKEYAEEFFENAPSETKNGAASYLYAVADTLVIKARRAIKEFPAACIIVAGGVAANSFVRRRFAEFAREMRLPLYIPQNKFCSDNGIMVAYTGLLLAKSGLCHDDTLTAVPRGRIIPCDYKKC, from the coding sequence ATGCTTGTTTTGGGAATAGAAACTTCCTGTGACGATACGGGGTTGGCACTGGTTGACGAAAACGGACTTGTGGCTTCCGTTATGGCGTCGCAGGTTCCCATTCATGCGCTTTTTGGCGGTGTTGTTCCTGAACTTGCTTCAAGAGAACATGCGCGGCTTATCGGTCCGCTTTTTGACAGACTTTTGCAGGAAAGTGGAAAAAGCCTGCAGCATATCGACAGGATTGCCGTGACGCGCGGTCCCGGGCTTTTGGGCAGTCTGCTTGTCGGGGTTTCTTTTGCTAAAACCCTTTCTTTGGCGGCTGACATTCCTCTTATCGGCATCAATCATCTGCATGCCCATTTATTGGCGGCAGGGTTGGAGAACGAAATACCATTCCCCGCTCTCGGTGTTCTCGTATCCGGGGGGCATACGCACTTGATACGGATGGACAGCCCGGTTGACATGCATGTGCTTGGAAAAACCCTTGATGACGCGGCAGGGGAAGCGTGCGACAAGTTCGGGAAAATGCTTGGTTTGCCGTATCCCGGCGGCATGTATCTTGATAAATTGGGACAGCTTGGCGACGTTGATAAACATCTTTTTCCGCGTCCTTATATTAAAAATGAAACCTATGATTTCAGCTTCAGCGGCATGAAAACCGCTGCCGCCTTATGGCTTGAACAGCATAAAAACGCCGGATTGCATCTTCCGCCTTTAGGGAAAGAATATGCGGAAGAATTTTTTGAAAATGCCCCTTCGGAAACCAAAAACGGGGCTGCTTCCTATTTGTATGCGGTAGCCGATACGCTTGTCATAAAAGCGAGACGGGCTATTAAAGAATTTCCGGCAGCCTGTATTATCGTTGCAGGCGGAGTTGCCGCAAACAGTTTTGTCCGCAGGAGGTTTGCGGAATTTGCCCGTGAAATGCGTTTGCCTTTATACATCCCTCAAAATAAATTTTGTTCCGATAACGGAATAATGGTCGCATACACCGGGTTATTGCTCGCAAAATCGGGTTTATGCCATGACGATACGCTGACCGCCGTACCGAGAGGGAGAATTATTCCTTGTGATTACAAGAAATGCTGA